TCCCCCCGCGTTTGGCACAAAGTATCAGAGCTGCACTATGTTTGACTTGATGAAGATCACAGTCACATATAGAGAACAAAACTGCTTCATATGACAACACATTGAGGGATATGAGAAAACATCAGATCACTCTCAACAAACTGTACATTAACATATATCTCCTCGTTAATGCAATGTAACATCGGTCATATACAATATCATTGCTTTGCTATTTTTGTATGTATTGTCTATTACACTGGCTATTTCACATTTGCGCAAATCCATATAATGTCAAATAGTTATTTCTCATATATGAACAGATAACCGAGCaacattttgtcaccctcatcaagGTAGACTATTGCAAGCCCTGTTCTTTTTCATTAGTTAGTATACTATTTTCTGGTATGATACAGACTTGATTCAGCTTGTGATAAAAAGAGCAAGAGAATATATATAGCATTTCATTAAAATGATAGTTAAATTCTTCATATATGATAAGGAGACAACATAGATTTCTAAAAAAGAATTATGACAAAAGAGCAAAATGTCAAATTTAAGTACATGGCAATTAGCAGGTTACTAAATGTGTTAGACTGATGTTTCAGTAAACCTGGGAATCATACATAAGAACccgcatttaaaaaaaaaaagtatatgtTTGCATTCTTGATATCTTGATCTTTGATATAAAGTATCTCTTCTTCTATAAAGAAAATAGAACCATCTAAACAATAGCTTAATGTTGTTTTTGGTGGACCATGTCAGAAGCCAATCGAAAAATATGTTTAAATGTCCTTTGAAACTGTCTCCACATTCGCAGAATAGAAATATTTACACAAAACGTTAATCTACGGTGTACTTTTTTGCAATAATTACTATCATTTGCATAATCATTTCAATAAATACATCTGACTTTGAAGGTAAACACCACAGAGGAAGTACACAAATCATACTACGTGGTATTATTTACATGTACATGTGCTGAATTGGGGTGAGCCAGCAATCGGAACAGTGACTCAAGAGATAGAGATTGGCAGATGCATCTCAGGTTTGCTGATGATAACTATTATTATCTGTGTCTACAAAATTCCACAAATGATATCTCTAAATTCCCCAAATGATATCTCCACATCTCTAAATTCCCCAAATGATATCTCCACATCTCTAAATTCCTTCTCTACAACAGGTAGGATACTTTCTTTAGAAACTGCCGTTGGtactgcagagttatgttgtgtatGTACTGTGCCTGTTCTTTATGTGCTGTTGAATACAAATGTATGTAGGGAAAAAAAATGCCGTTGGCTACGTGCTTTGCAAGGGCAGGCTGTAATGCCACATGATATACACTCGTAATGTCGATATGTTTCAGACAACATGGTTAGCAATAGAGCACAGACACTACAGCTTTACTCATTTATCTCATAGGAAATAGAAGGCTAATAAATTACCTTGTGAATGGTATAGGGCAACATTATGGTGAGTTGAATCAAAGAGATTGTATAATTGCTTAgtatttgttctttctttttGTGTATGATACAGTGTGTTTGGTGGTAACCTTCAGGACATCTGAAAGTAATGGTGAAGGGTAAACAAGACATTTTGTTCCTCAGGTTCCTGGCCTATAACCATTAGTCCAGTTGACAGTTTTGGTATCAGGGTGTTCAGTCTGTGTTTTGGCTCTAAATGGATCTCAGGACAGAATGGTCATTAAATATATGTCTCTGGTTCCTATCTATCAGTTCAATTTGTCTATGCTTAGTCACTGGGTTGAGTGTGAAAGGATAACAAAGGAAACAACCCTTCTGGTAGTGGAGGACGGGGCGTTCTACTTCATACCTCTACGAAGCATCTGGTTAGCTGCAATAAGCATTACGCTGATGATAAATGCAAAGGCGAAGGCACAAATCAGGCTCTTCCGCACACATGTGTGCTTCTGTTGTGTTGGGCTGGCTGTGAAGATAGAGAGAAGGTCAGAGagagttatatactgtatatgtagaTAGAGAGAATGTCAGAGCGAGAAAACGCCAGATctgtatatgtacagttgaagtcagaagtttacatacaccttagccaaatacatttaaacaccgttttttttatatacaaatgctgaaatgtaatcctagtaaaaatgtcctgtcttaggtcagttaggatcactactttattttaagaatgtgaaatctcagaataatagtagagaatgattaatttcagcttttatttatttcatcacattatcagtgggtctgaagtttacatacactcaattagtatttggtagcattgcctttacattgtttaacttgggtcaaacgattCGGGTAGCcgaatgtcacgttctgaccttagttcctttgttttgtctttgttttagtatggtcagggcgtgagttggggtgggcagtctgtttgtttttctatgtagGTTTTTGAATTTGGCCCCGGTATGGTTCTCAGTGGCAGGTGTCGttaattgtctctgattgagaatcatacttagatagcctttttccacctgggttttgtgggtgtttgttttcagggctttgtgtgtttctgcaccagactgaactgtttcggttgtttctttgttgttttgttattcagtttgtattattataaaaaatcatgaacaccttggtcctcaccttcttccacgacgacagccgttacagaaacacccaccaccaaaggaccaagcagcgtggtgacaggcagcaggagcaggagcagcgctataaggaggaatggacatgggaggacattctGGGCAGCAAGGGTTGCtatacatgggaggagatcctggctggaagggatcgcctcccatgggaacagatGGAGGCaactaggagagcagaggcagtagGTAAAGGGAGACAGCGGtttgagggaacacggctggaaaggaagcccgagaggcagctgacaatcgttgtccctgattgagaaccatatttatgtagcctgttttctattgtgtttcgtgtgtgattgttttctgttttctgttgtgtgtctgcaccagccagaacggTTTTCGgtcgtttgttattttgttatttccGTGAAGCACGggcgtggcagcatcatgttgtgggggtgctttgctgcaagagggtctggtgcccttcacaaaatagatggcatcatgataaggaaggaaattatgtggatatattgaagcaacatctcaaagacatcagtcaggaagttaaagcttgggcgcaaatggatcttccaaatggacaatgaccccaagcatacttccaaagttgtggcaaaatggcttaaggacaacaaaggcaaggtattggagttgccatcacaaagccctgacctcaatcctattgaaaatgtgtgggcagaactgaaaaagcatgtgcgagcaaggaggcctacaaacctgactcagttacaccagctctgtcaggaggaatgggccaaaattcacacaacttattgtggaaggctaattgaaatgtttgacccaagttaaacaatgtaaagtcaatgctaccaaatactaattgagtgtatgtagaaacttctgacccactgggaatgtgatgaaagcttaaataaataattatctctgctattattctgacatttcacattcttaaaataaagtggtaaacctaactgacctaagacaaagAATTtctactagaattaaatgtcaggaattgtgaaaaactgagtttaaatgtatttggctaaggtgtatgtaaacttctgacttcaactgtaagagcAGCACAGCATTTGTTTATGGAAGTTTGTCCTGTCATTATCAGAGACTAAAAGATCAACACCAACCCTGATCGTTTGGTCAACTGTAAGCCGATCaaacacccatacgtagaatgtatgcacacatgactgtaagtcgctttggataaaagcgtctgctaaatggcatattattatttattattacaaCCTACACCGGTCACACTTATTGATAGTGGTTGAAACCTCTTACTGTCAATGTCCACTTGGCACGCTTGACTGTCCAGGTGGCTCTCTTCGGTCATGATGATGTTCTCAATGTCTTTCATGGTGAGGTGGTCACAGAAGGTGTCATACAGTAGCCTCTTCAGCTCATCCACTGTCAGCTTCGACATGTCACACTGGGGGACAGACACAAACACTTGAGCACAGGTATCTGTCTGCATATCAATGTTTGAGCAAGGTTACACAGAGGAGCATTTCTATGTAAGACAACTAGAGGTGGTGCAAATGTTTCTATCCCATCCCATCACCGACACAGTTGTGGTGAATACGTTTCCATTAATGGATTATGTTATATCAAATTTCACACATTTCATTTGGAAAAACATACATTTTGATTAGCCTGGAGCTTTTTTAGATGTGAATTATTTGTACTGCTATAACGTTTAAAATCATGAACAGCCTCCTGACTATTATGACATCCAATGTAATGAtccattcatttacatttacatttaagtcatttagcagacgctcttatccagagcgacttacaaattggtgcattcaccttatgacatccagtggaacagccactttacaatagtgcatctaaatattttaaggggggggaggggggtgagaaggattactttatcctatcctaagtattccttaaagaggtggggtttcaggtgtctccggaaggtggtgattgactccgctgtcctggcgtcgtgagggagtttgttccaccattggggagccagagcagcgaacagttttgactgggctgagcgggaactgtacttcctcagtggtagggagacgagcaggccagaggtggatgaacgcagtgcccttatttgggtgtagggcctgatcagagcctggaggtactgaggtgccgttccctcacagctccgtaggcaagcaccatggtcttgtagcggatgcgagcttcaactggaagccagtggagagagcggaggagcggggtgacgtgagagaacttgggaaggttgaacactagacgggctgcggcgttctggatgagttgtaggggtttaatggcacaggcagggagcccagccaacagcgagttgcagtaatccagacgggagatgacaagtgcctggattaggacctgcgccgcttcctgtgtgaggcagggtcgtactctgcggatgttgtagagcatgaacctacaggaacgtgccaccgtcttgatgttagttgagaacgacagggtgttgtccaggatcacaccaaggttcttagcgctctgggaggaggacacaatggagttgtcaaccgtgatggcgagatcatggaacgggcagtccttccccgggaggaagagcagctccgtcttgccgaagttcagcttgaggtggtgatccgtcatccacactgatatgtctgccagacatgcagagatgcgattcgccacctggtcatcagaagggggaaaggagaagattaattgtgtgtcgtctgcatagcaatgataggagagaccatgtgaggttatgacagagccaagtgacttggtgtatagcgagaataggagagggcctagaacagagccctgggggacaccagtggtgagagcgcgtggtgaggagacagattctcgccacgccacctggtaggagcgacctgtcaggtaggacgcaatccaagcgtgggccgcgccagagatgcccaactcggagagggtggagaggaggatctgatggttcacagtatcgaaggcagccgataggtctagaaggatgagagcagaggagagagagttagctttagcggtgcggagcgcctccgtgatacagagaagagcagtctcagttgaatgactagtcttgaaacctgactgatttggatcaagcacAGTGATGAAGAATTGAAACGATAAAGCAACTAATAAAGTGTGTGTTTTAATTGTTTAAACATGGCTCTGGaatagactctctctctcatgaaTAAATTGAATAGAAATTTGAATCTCCGGGGAACGCTTGCAACGGCAATTAGGAATATAATACGTGATGTCATAACCACAGTGGAATTGCCCTCTCTTTAATGATTATTTAGCTCCTATCATGTTTTTATGGTAATTTTAATTAGACTGACTGTGGTTTATAATCACAAAAGCTTTGAAAGCCCTCAGGAAAATCATCTCACTCCAATGAGGAAATATTAAGCCATAATTAGCTCTGAtaaagaaagaggagaaggaggtagatGAGTGGGGTGATAGCAGATACCTTCCAAAATACTGAGTCAAAATCCGCCCCATGGAATTTATCAGGCATCCCAGCAGCAATAAGTTTAGGTCCAAGCAGTGCAACAAATTCCTCGAAGTCAACCTGGCCATCACCTGCAGGGATAGGAGTGTGGATATTTAGTCAATATGTCGGTCAGTCAGACACTTTTACACATGTAATGGAGCAAAGGCCTTATCTTGAATGATCTCAGTGAACAGCATTTcaaattgtgtgtgtttgtgattcacCATCCATGTCCAGCCTTTGGATAATAATCTCCAGCTCCACCTCATTGGGCATGTATCCCAGTGACCGCATAGCCACCCCCAACTCCTGCTTTGAGATGTATCCGTTTCCATCTCGGTCAAACACCTTGAAGGCCTCACGGATCTCTGTGGAGAAATGAAGGAACAAAACTCAGATAGGAGGATTGAGACTAGTCTGATGTACTAATGCACTGATAATGGGATGTTCAGATTTCCCCACCACACAACATAGCTGTTCTGACCTTTCAAACTACCCACAGATAACTGTTAATAAGGCTCAGACTTAGAGTAAGGTGGCTTTAGGTTCATATCTTATTGCAGCTAGTTGGCTGATATTTTTATTGCTCAGCTGAATTTGTAGAGCTTTAAATCTCTGAGTGTGTATTTGCGTCAaacagcagagagacaggaagtttTGCATATTTGATGCCAACTGTACCTTTTTCACTTCAAACAGAATACTTTAGCACATGATGAGAGGCTACAAGCCTATTAGCAGTAGCTAGGGGGTTTGGAATAGTTTCCATACCAGATCTTAGAGGAAATAAACAAAATCCTCATCAAAATGGTAAAGGGCTTGATAAGTTTGTTTAGATCAGGTGTGAAATATCCTTGACCTGGAGTGTATCTAGATACAGTACATCACCATTGAGAAATGTGTGCATAAGAAGATCCACAAATAAAGGctgagccaataacacaatataaaaatatatgtacagtgtgtgcaaatgtagaagagtagggaggtaggcaataaatagaccatggaggcaaaataattacaatttagctgtaaggggtgcgtaactggtggcagggaagtcagacacaggagagcagaactaggtaaTAGCTGGAGCAGTTTAATTCCAAAACCAACGGCATCAAGAAAATAACAACATGGGTACCCGACGTGCACCAGTCaacatgtgcacaagcacttacaacaaacaataccacacaaagacatggggcgaacggagggttaaatacacaactcgtaatgagggaatgaaaaccaggtgtttgggaaaacaagacaaaacaaatggaaaatgaaaaatggatcggcaatggctagaagaccggtgacgttgaccgccgaacaccgcccaaacaaggagaggaaccaacttcggcagaagttgtgacattagcattaacactggagtgatagatgtgcagatgatgatgtgcaagtagagatactgggtgcaatagagcaagagggtaagtaataataagTGGATGAgatagttgggtgtgctatttacagattggctgtgtacaggtacagtgatcgctaagctgctctgacagctgatgcttaaagttagaaaagttttgagaatgacacaaatattaatttccacaaggtttgctgcttcagtgtctttagatatttttcataagtgtcaaaggcttttattgacaattacatgaagttgatgcaaagagtcaatatttgcagtgttgacccttcttttgcaagacctctgcaatccgccctggcatgctgtcaattaacttctgggccacatcctgactgatggcagaccATTCTTGCAAAgccaatgcttggagtttgtcagaatttgtgggtttttgtttgtccacccgccccttgaggattgaccacaagttctccatgggattaaggtctggtgagtttcctggccatggacccaaaatatcgatgttttgttccccgataccacttagttatcacttttgccttatggcaaggttctccatcatgctggaaaaggcattgttcgtcaccaaactgttcctggatggttgggagaagttgctctcggaggatgtgttggtagcattctttattcatggctgtgttcttaggcaaaattgtgagtgagccctctcccttggctgagaagcaaccccacacatgaatggtctcaggatgctttactgttggtatgatacaggactgatggtagcactcaccttgtcttctccggacaagcttttttccggatgccccaaacaatcggaaaggggattcatcagagaaaacgactttaccccagtcctcagcagtccaatccctgtaccttttgcagaatatcagtctgtccctgatgtttttcctggagagaagtggcttctttgctgcccttcttgacaccaggccatcctccaaaagtcttcacctcactgtgcatgcagatgcactcacacctgcctgctgccattcctgagcaagctctgtactggtggtgccctgatcccgcagctgaatcaactttaggagagtcctggcgcttgctggactttcttgggctccctgaagccttcttcacaaatctccttgaagttcttgatgatccaataaatggttggTTTAGGTGTAATCTTACTGACAGCAATATCCGTGCCTTGCCTTTTTGTGAAAAGCAATGCTGATGGtgcgtgtttccttgcaggtaaccatgattgacagaggaagaacaatgattccaagcaacACCCtcctttgaagcttccagtctgttattcaaactcaatcagcatgacagagtgatctccagccttatcctcgtcaacactcacacctgtgttaacgagataaTCACTGATATTATGTcaactggtccttttgtggcagggctgaaatgcagtggaaatgtttttttgttcatttGCAGGGCAAAGAAGGACTTtgtaattaattgcaattcatctgatcactcttcataacattctggagtatatgccatcatacaaactgaggcagcagactttgtgaaaaaaaTGCACATAGGTTTACTAGCATTtcaaagcagttggaggccacggaaggagtgttgtatggcattgaagctcgtttggaggtttgttagcacaatgtacaaagaagggccagatgtatacagaatggtgtcgtctgcgtagaggtggatcagagaatcttcagcagcaagagcgacatcgttgatatatacagagaaaagaatcatcccgagaatttaacccccatacagactgccagaggtccggaaaacatgccctccgatttgacacactgaactctatctgagcagtagttggtgaaccaggcgaggcaattatgcatacatcaaatcaaatcaaatgtatttataaagcccttcttacatcagctgatatctcaaagtactgtacagaaacccagcctaaaaccccaaacagcaagcaatgcaggtatagaagtACGGTGTAGAAGGTGTAGAAGCATACATTCATATCAGATTTCAGCACACCAAACTTCAACAATACTGTGCTCAAATGAGGTATACAAATTAAAACAAAACGCTATACTAAATCTGTACACAATCCATGCAAATTGTACATAGGCTGTTTTCCCTCAACTTGTGCCAATTTAAATCCACATTTGTTGGCAAATAAGCCTTCTAGTCCAAAATAGGTTTTAAATATTGCAGTTACTTAATTTAACAAGACTCAACGGGTTTGAAGACGACTAACTGCAAAGTGGAGCATGTGTTTCGAGAAAATGGATTCTATATTCCCCTGCTGAATGCATAATAATGTTTACTGTGAAACAATGAGCAACTGAGTGGccatatgtcatgcaggtgaaagaggacccaaaagcgacttaacagaaacagagtttatttaagtccaaacagggaataacagaaatcctctagtctgtagaggggaataactggagaagcggccacagactgcaggtcgcttcgggtaggcgcaggccgtagtagacagagacacctgctcacacgcagcatctgatgaaggcaaaaacacgacaggacagggcgaaacacaatcacagcatggtgaatacaaaacaaggaaccgacgggacaggaacggaacacaaaggaataaatagggactctaatcaggggaaaggatcgggaacaggtgtgggaagactaaatgatgattaggggaataggaacagctgggagcaggaacggaacgatagagagaggagagagagggaggggggagagagagggatagaaaaagggaacgaacctaataagaccagcagggggaaacgaacagaaggaaaagcaaaaatgacaagatgatataagacaaaacatgacagtacccccccactcaccgagcgcctcctggcgctctcgaggaggaacactggcggcaacggaggaaatcatagatcaaacggtccagcacgtcccgagaaagaacccaactcctctcctcaggaccgtaacgaaaaacgataaaaagggaaactagggtactactctaaaaaaaaaaaatgagaactagggacagactgagacacagcaagggcaggaacaagaacaggagagatgcgatggcagggaacagactgagacccagcaagaccaggagcagaagcagaaaaaaaattaccagacttcttctgcgcgcagtctgaacacgcagccacgaaacggcgcgtgtcacgctcctgagtcggccaccaaaagtgctggcgaatagacgcaagagtgcctcgaacaccgggatgaccagctaacttggcagagtgagcccactgaagaacagccagacgagtggaaacaggaacgaaaaggaggttactaggacaaacgcagtgtgcgtgagtgcttgcttaacctgtctttcaattccccagactgtcaacccgacaacacgcccatagaatcccctcgagatcagtagaagccacagaagaactaaacagacgggataaggcatcaggcttggtgttcttgctacccggacggtaagaaatcacaaactcgaaacgagcgaaaaacaacgcccaacgagcttgacgggcattaagtcgtttggcagaacggatgtactcaaggttcttatggtctgtccaaacgacaaaaggaacggtcgccccctccaaccactgtcgccattcgcctagggctaagcggat
The sequence above is drawn from the Oncorhynchus gorbuscha isolate QuinsamMale2020 ecotype Even-year linkage group LG11, OgorEven_v1.0, whole genome shotgun sequence genome and encodes:
- the cabp7b gene encoding calcium-binding protein 7, translated to MPVRMPVRTTRFMYKGNCTIPDILSYRTPINLPEDEVEEIREAFKVFDRDGNGYISKQELGVAMRSLGYMPNEVELEIIIQRLDMDGDGQVDFEEFVALLGPKLIAAGMPDKFHGADFDSVFWKCDMSKLTVDELKRLLYDTFCDHLTMKDIENIIMTEESHLDSQACQVDIDTSPTQQKHTCVRKSLICAFAFAFIISVMLIAANQMLRRGMK